The stretch of DNA atagctaaaaaaaaagtttaatgttAACAtgataacgttagcacgctaacagttaacaagtgtcacataccatgtTATATGACTGTAGGTAAAcgtttgcaaaattagctcaaaaagatagtaagttaatgttagcatgctagcatgctaacgtaaacatgcatacagttagcatgttgtaaatagcaagttatatgactgtaagatgTATGGCTGCGTACTTAGACAAAAAAGCGTAAAAatcgcaaaaaaaagttagcactttactgTTAGCGGGCTAGAAATGATGGCCTAGCATGCTAGCGTAAACATGCATATAGTGAGCATCTGttgaataccaagttatatgactcaaaggtgtatggctgcggaaatagaaaagAAAGTGCAAAATTAGATGAACAagtttaagttagcttgctagcatgctatcgtttgcatgctaacaggtaaaaaAATgtaacgtaccaagttatatgactctggtgtaaatggttgcaaaactatctcaaaaaagttagcatgctaaagttagcatgttagcaagctaaggttaacatgctaacagttagcttgtgtcacataccaagttatatggctctaaggtgtatggctggggaattctttctttctttctttagtttatttcgaacatgaacacacttacagtataatacatcacacagtttcatatcatttcactttacatcatgtctgaaaaggagtaggaagaagcaaagcttatttaatcctacccctttcctactgagagcgtttacaaatatataaaatcatttactgacctttttatataataaaataacatctgtgaattagtatacacaacagttttgtaatatgtaattaattaattcagtcattattaacatactgagatgaagaatatcttattttcaataaggttgaaagtatttctcataattcttctcctttgtactttgtaagcactattattttgaacaacctcttaaactggatcatatcagtacaatgtttaacttcattacttaatccattccataattgaattccacataccgaTAtgataaaggttctaagtgttgtacatgcatacaaatgttttaaattattttttcctccaaggttatatttctcctttttagttgagaagaattgttgtacattcttttttagcaggttatagtttgtatGCTAACatgtaaaaagtgtaaaaattgctaaaaaagttagcactttaatgttagcatgctaacgttagcacgcggacagttaacaagtgtcacataccaagttatatgactgtagggtaaacggttgcaaaattagctcaaaaagcttgcACGTTaatcttagcatgctagcatcacacataatggctgccttcagagggccgttttaaaaatgtttatttacattatgcatgcgggtaataacctgtgattaatcatgataatcGAAATGCATTTGATTGTTAGATttctttttaatattttcttttcaaaactagctcaaaaagttagcacgataaagttagcatgttagcaagctaacatgctaacaactaAGATGCaattaaatcataaataaaggtgacgaGCAGATTTTtaactctttgtttttgtctcacaaaaatagttttgcaatacagtatacatacttgccaaccttgagacctccaatatcgggaggtggggggtagggggtgaggggggggggggcttggtcgggggtgggggggtggtcgggggcgtggttgggggcgtggttatttacagctagaattcaccaactcgagtatttcatatatatttcatatatatatatatatatatatatatatatatatatatatatatatatatatatatatatatatatatatatatatatatatatatatatatatatatatatatatatatatatatatatatatatatatatatatatatatatatatatatatatatatatgtatgaaatacttgactttcagtgaattatagctatatatatatatatatatatatatatatatatatatatatatatatatatatatatatatatatatatatatatatatatatatttatgttatttacatagaaaaaaaaaaatacttgaatttctgtgTTTTTTTCGTTGGCTATcctttagatggcagtattgtcctatttaacttctccgttcattgggcaggcaagcttattgtgggaaagcggacgtgagaacaggctgtccccactcagtctcaggtccgcattgagctggagggggcgtggcctccagctccggctgaataccgggagtttgtcgggagaaaatctctgccgggaggttgtcgggagaggcgctgaataccgggattctcccgctaaaaacgggagggttggcaagtatgcagtatatgataatataattggcatgatcgcataatattttttttatattttgaattgttttctacggagcccctaaagggacatgggggaatttaaaaaaaaaataatttgtatttattttattttttttagacatgtatctcgtgcgcacgataaactatctcgtgcgcacaagacactttttctaaagttataaaaaatttaaaaattatgattattattttttttacacatgtatctcttgcgcacggaaaagtttctcgtgcgcacgagatacatgtctaaaaaaaaataaaaaaataatttatttatttatttattttaatttttttataactttataaaaagtttctcgtgcgcacgagaaagtttcttgtgtgcacgagatagtttctctctaaaaaaaatttaaaaaaataaaaatttgaaaaataaaaatttcccccatgtcccttgaggggctccgtagttttctgtcaaaattgaaagaaaaaaagaaggagaaagaatttagtaaaaaaaaaagaagaaaaaaaaggattttcttgaaacccattttttccaggcttttgcgggccacatagaatgatgtggcgggccagaactggcccccgggccttgagtttgacaccagtgacTTATACAAGGCAGAGTGGGGGTTTGCACACATGTGCAGGGAGGGACAACATCATCTGAATAATTCACATTTGTCTACTTTACGACTCAACTAAAGTTAAAAATGTTAGAGTTAAAAGAACACTCCTTACTGCAGAGTGTGCATAAAAGGTTAGGTTGGTCGACTATTCGgtcatgttttatttgttttatttgcacTACCGCAGGGGTCGgcgacccaaaatgttgaaagagtcatattggaccgaaaatactaaaaacacaaaaaatctgTCTGTAACCCCAAAAAattcaaagtcttatataagtcttataatgaaggcaacacatgatgtaagtatctatattagctatattagcctactatcaaaggctgacgcaaatgttCGTTGACAaaaattttgtattttaatttttattctacacatttttgcaacattggaaatcattagtaaaatggaaattactggctcagaatggccaaaggtatagatgtgtgtgtccaagttaaaggaaacatcaggctgtcttcttctaatggatttattacaatctttgcaagctgggtaacatttgctgtggtctggaacaacatggcacacaaacacctatgagaaatgcagccaacattacatacagaaaatgtgtcataagacatgcagatataaattaaatacacagaggacataagtaaagaaaattaaatgagctcaaatatacctacaaacgaggcatgatgatgcaatatgtacatacagctagcctaaatagcacgttagcatcgattagcttgctgtcatgcactgaccaaatatgcctgattagccctccaacaagtcaataacatcaacaaatttcacctttgtgcattcacgcacagcataaaaagtttggtggacaaagtgagacaaagaaggagtggcataaaacacgtctttctgtggcagcatcggagaaagttgtacatgaaaACAGACTGATGAGTTCAAagattgctgaaattagtaggacaaaacggcgctcgcgaaATACTCTCAtcactgaagcatgtttaatacaaacagtgggatttctaacaattaggaaggtttgtgtcatgtttgttctcctacagaaaatatattaaaacaatctTTTTccgttttcacacatctctgaaagaggtccagggagccactagggcatgcggctctagagccacgggttgctgatcACATCAACAGACTTTTTGTGCACGCGCTACGCTACAACTGCCCTCAATGCCTTGCCAGAGACGtttcgggccaagtgattaggacacctgattctcatcctttggatggttggccaaatacttttggcaatttaaTGTATGAATCTGCAGTGCATTGGGAAAGGTACAAAATTCAGTACTATTATAGGTATCGACCACATTCAGTCAGTAACAAGTACCGATTCACATAAAATGCGGTTGCAAACTCGACAACGACTTAATTATAAACAGGCGTGTTCTAGAGGTTGTTGCAGTTTTCtacaccaacaaagcaagcatgcctgatagaaaacactcatAAGTAAGGCATCACTATTTAAAATTGTGACGATGTGGTCGTATATTAGCGGTGGTTTATCGTGATCCCAGTATGCAAAAAGCATGCAAGGTAAAAGGTATTTAatataagaaagaaaaaaaaaggcatgtGCAGCTGGGAGTGCACTCGAAGCAGAGTGAACGCTATGCAATACAAATATCAAAAAAATTACAAAGTCAGAGTAAACTTAACAGAATGCTGGAAGACAGCAACAGTTTACACATCATCAACAGAGTAAGCTTTCAAAAGCAAGAGCTGAACCGGAATAGACAAGATTACAAACGAAGAACAGGTGCGCTGGCAGGCAAAGTAAAGGGGCTGCATAACAAATGTAACAGGAAGCGGGtgtcaaaaaataaattttcGAATATATCGCGATCCTTACTTGTAAtggttcttaatcgattaaaaaatttatatatattatttgtttattttattttttttatctatcCTCAGAAAAAtcttattgttgatgtagataattatatctgctgtacagatttgatttgtttgtattttactttattaaatgtttgggtagaactttattaaacaaaaccagttttcttttaagtaatatagaaatgtgccaggttcaaacactgatgacatctattaaacaagacaagaagcaaagaattaaaacagagacagaattcaatttggctcagtgaggagagacgcctggacactgtacccttgtgcaGTGTCTCAGCaggctctgccaaaagattgtacgccctccttcttttatttggactttccctgaccacatggcaacagctgcttccaaagggacggggtcgtaaacagccatcgcctttgattacaaaacagttcgaaagaaaaggtcggttcaaaaaagaggtcctaaaagagtttaaaaaagaggttcgtaaaatagttcaaaaagaggtttgtaaaagAGTTCGAAAAGagggtcgtaaaagagttcaaaaaagcggtgcctggaggggagtctggtcctgcttcctctccgctttgtagttcttgggtcagacaatatctttctgttgattacaatacatgaaagaaacagaaaccccttcatgttgctttccccttacacagtggagttttacaagccttcttcttggtgggttcaaagacagcttctgGTCTTCTCGcggggaactcatttcaacacaaagtttttgtgataacttagatacaattattctaacaaaatgtatcagagctgttatctattttatggaggaatgtagttaatcatagaactggcaccaaatAGTATTCAAAAAGTATTGAATTTAAATCCAGAATcggttctgaattgaatcgttacccccaaaaaCCGAATTAAATCGTCTGGTGCCCAAAGATAGACAGCCCTAGAACCGAGTAAATAGGAGCGCTGGACAGAACCAAAACAAGGCATGACCTGTGTGAcagaatgtgctagcttgatgctaatttacagtaTATTGGATATGCTATATACATGCTTTTCGTCAGTATTAGCGAGTTTACATGACGAGCTCcacctccaaatttggcaatGTAAACAACAACTAAGATGCAATTAAACAGCTGGAATACACTTGCAGTatcaacactttgtaggacttcACTTCCTAACGTCAACTtactggcaaagactactccctgaccGCAGCgttgacaaactgaaatgaaggcatacttgcaaatgagactcagaagtgtaagacaaCAAGATGGACAGCACAGTTGTCATTATCAGATCAGTGCGAAATGTCAAATTATTAAAAAGAGATCGTATTATTAAACGCATCAAgatttattaccacatgaacacacacggaAGCACCAAAAAATGGTACAGTTGAGTTCAATCGATTTGCAAGTATTGGGAATTGGTAgttttttgtttcaaatgttaAAGGTATACCCATGACAGTGCAAATAAAAAGTGTAGTACGTAGcttttgtttgtgttgacatgcatgtacaaaagtttggacacaccttctcattcaatgcgttttctttattttcatgactatttacattgtagattgtcactgaaggcattacacctatgaatgaacacatgtggagttatgtacttaacacaaaaaaggtgaaataactaaaaacatgttttatattctatctccttcaaaatagccaccctttgctctgattacttttttgcacactcttggcattctctcgatgagctccaagaggtagtcacctgaaagggttttcacttcacaggtgtcatatagttatgatgccttcagtgacaatctacaatgtaaatagtcatgaaaataaaggtgtgtccaaacttttggcctgtactgtaggtatattatattgttgtacactaccgttcaaaagtttggggtcacccaaacaattttgtggaatagccttcatttctaagaacgtgaatagactgtcgagtttcagatgaaagttctctttttctggccattttgagcgtttaattgaccccacaaatgtgatgctccagaaactcaatctgctcaaaggaaggtcagttttgtagcttctgtaacgagctaaactgttttcagatgtgtgaacatgattgcacaagggttttctaatcatcaattagccttctgagccaatgagcaaacacattgtaccattagaacactggagtgatagttgctggaaatgggcctctatacacctatgtagatattgcaccaaaaaccagacatttgcagctagaatagtcatttaccacattagcaatgtatagagtgtatttctttcaagttaagactagtttaaagttatcttcattgaaaagtacagtgcttttccttcaaaaataaggacatttcaatgtgaccccaaacttttgaacggtagtgtacatgtaatGCAAAAAGGCTCAACTGTATTTTTATCTGCTGTTCTTTTGTTACAAAGAATTTcacataattgttgtacattgtttgtaaaaaaaacccaccatcCTTGGTATAGACATGAAAATTGTAATCCATACTAAGTCAAAtaaagtatgtactgtatacGTTGAGGTATACGGTCAGTGCTTTGCTGACAGGAAAACCAAACCAAATCTACAGCCTCACAAAACCGAAAAAATATGCATTGTTGGAGAAAAAGTGCTGACCGTTGGGCTCATTGTTCTGTCCTACAAAGCCTCGGGTCATTTGCGGGTTATAAAGGCCAGAAGCGCCTGCAAGCAGCGTGACCAGGGTTAGCTAACACAATGGGCAAGGTGAGACCACATGTCCCGTCTCTGTGGGTCACCCACCAGTCAATGCAATACCATCTAGTCTGGAACCTCATTCTGGACTTCACCCTAACTCTCCCCGACTTCTCTGCTTCTAGATCGTCTTTTACGAGGACAAAAACTTCCAGGGTCGCGCCTACGAGTGCAGCGGCGAATGCCCTGACCTGCATTCGCACTTCAGCCGCTGCAACTCCATCAGGGTGGACAGCGGGGAATGGATGGTCTACGAGAAGCCGGAATTTTCCGGGTACCAGTACTTCCTGAGGAAAGGCGATTATCCCGACTACCAACGCTGGATGGGATTTAACGACTGCGTGCGGTCCTGCCGCATGATCCCTAAGGTAGATCTCGTGATCTGTGTCTTGTCCTCATCCCTCACTAGTCCTAACACATGACCTCCTTCCTCAGCTTCAAGGTTCTCACAGACTTGTCATCTACGAGCGCCCTGAGTTCAGAGGCCAGACAATGGAGCTCAGTGACGACTGCCCTTCTCTGTATGAACGCTTCCGTCTCAATGACATCCACTCCTGCAACGCCATTGAGGGTCAATGGATAATCTTCGAGCATCCCCACTACAGAGGTCGCCAGTATCTGGTGCGCCCTGGGAAATACGGGCTTTTTAACCAGTGGGGGAGCTTGAGTCCAAGGGTGGGTTCCATCAAAAGGATCACTTTGTAAGAAAAATGTCTTCACGTGACTGTTAATAAACGCCCTCAAAACCGACCTATGAGTGTTTTGTTTGTGCTGAAAGATCTTTCATGTCTTATACTTAAAAAGGAAAACACACCCTTTATTAAGCCAAGCATCTTTATTGTGAACAGAGAGAGAGGAAGAAGGTCCTAGATGGAATCAACGATCCGCCTGAGGGAGGCGATCCTGGGACTGGCGCCGCCCCAGTCGCTGAATCTGCGGTACTCGCCGGGTCTCAGGTAGTAGGTCCGGCCTTTGTAGTTGGGCTGCTCGTACAGCAGCCAGTGGCCATCGACCACGTTGCACGAGTTAATGTCAGACATACGCAGGCGGTCCTGGACGCTCGGGCAGTCGTCGCTCACCTCCTGCATCTGGCCGGTCATGTCCGGCCGCTCGTACAAGCGGATTTTGAAGGAGCCGCGGTGCTGGAGAAGAAACAAAACTCTTTGAATACTCAGCAgccaacactgcaaaaagtcagtgttcaaaaacaagaaaaaaacaaacaaaaatgaggggtattttatatgaactaagcaaaatgatctgccaatagaacaagaacatttggcttgtcaagactttccaaaacaagtaaaattagctaacctcaatgaacccacaaataccttaaaataagtatattctcactaataacaagtgcacttttcttgcaagaaaaaaattagacctttttgctcaatatgttgaaaaatattcttaaatgaagtaaattctagtgccattatcttgacataatgatatgagctcggcattacatttcttgaaaccagcaagcttacactaaaaactaatttattgttcttaatggaaaggcaacaaggcaaccgcttgttactctcggggtctcctagccgctcaggcaaatcatatgctctaaaaatgcatttttccatcgataacatgacatcatagcgccaagtgcgtgctctttcagtcaattagtgcgcatatatacagcccggcccccggccaaattttttttaattgtagttttgaagaatttatctgaatgtgcatgaactatttctgttcaaaattgtttgaaatgtcacatgttaaatgtttttttttttcatgcttgaaataagaaattattactttgaaaaagtagttttatacttgtgagtgttgatgacacagctttgcaacagttgatattctcgtttcaagcatgttttactcaatataggtcataaaatctcagcaacaagctgtaatgtcttactgagatcatttaggaccaaaacccttaaaacaagtaaaacactctaacataaaatctgcttagtgagaagaatgatcttatcagacagaaaataagcaaatataaccctaatttgagatattcaatcttacttagatttcagtttttgcagtgaagggAGTGAGCGAAATAACACTTTTTTGTCAACAAAAAGTTTCTGGACAAAACGAAGAAACTCGAACCCAAATGTGATGATATGAAAAATCCATATCAAGGATATCATTACCAAAAATATAGCGGAGGGTGTTGAACGTGCTCAGaaagttcatatattcccatttagatgaaaaatgtctcataatcctcgcaacgAAACAGGGTTTGGGAGGCAAGCttttcgccagttccaggtcctaagtgGCTGTCAAAGagtcccaacttgtcagattatataAACAGCcaccttctgtccaggtgagatgcatgatttatgatctacaataaacttacagggcgcaaggaagcgagaaagcagcagatCAATTGATGATGTAAAGATAGGGACTAGTAGTGATTACGGTGCCGCTAtaaatatcgtatttttcggagtataagtctctccggagtataagtcgcatcggccaaaaatgcataacaaagaaggaaaaaaacatatactgtataagtcgcatttttgggggaaatgtatttgataaaaccccacaccaagaatagacatttgaaaggcaattcaaaataaataaagaatagtgaacaacaggctgaataagtgtacgttatatgaggcataaataaccaactgagaacgtgcctggtatgttttaacgtaacatattatggtaagagtcattcaaataactataacatatagaacatgctatacgtttaccaaacaatctgtcactcctaatcgctaaatcccatgaaatcttatacatctagtctcttacgtgaatgagctaaataatattatttgatttttttcggactataagtcgcagttttttttcgtagtttggccgggggtgcgacttatactcaggagcgacttatgtgtgaaattattaacacattaccgtaaaatatcaaaaaatattattcagctcattcacgtaagagactagacgtataagatttcatgggatttagcgattaggagtgacagattgtttggtaaacgtatagcatgttctatgttatagttatttgaatgactcttaccataatatgttacggtaacataccaggcacgttctcagttggttatttatacgtcatataacgtacacttattcagcctgttgttcactattatttatttattttaaatagcctttaaaatgtctattcttggtgttgggttttatcaaataaatgtccccaaaaaatgtgacttatatatgtttttttccttctttattatgcattttctgcaggtgcgacttatactccgaaaaatacgatatttgatattttacggtaatgtgttaataatttcacacataagtcgctcctgactataagtcgcacccccatgaaaaaaaatgcgacttatagtccgaaaaatacggcagtttatctgttagtgcttataataacattatcactaatacttggtcaataatAAAAtcccaaaatgtaaatggagaattaatggcgctttttgaatggttatttattggattttatgggcgaaatagtggagctcccgtTGGCTTTACgttaatttaatatttaaaatgcattgtaaaaaatccatc from Entelurus aequoreus isolate RoL-2023_Sb linkage group LG01, RoL_Eaeq_v1.1, whole genome shotgun sequence encodes:
- the LOC133658910 gene encoding gamma-crystallin M2-like isoform X2, which codes for MGKIVFYEDKNFQGRAYECSGECPDLHSHFSRCNSIRVDSGEWMVYEKPEFSGYQYFLRKGDYPDYQRWMGFNDCVRSCRMIPKLQGSHRLVIYERPEFRGQTMELSDDCPSLYERFRLNDIHSCNAIEGQWIIFEHPHYRGRQYLVRPGKYGLFNQWGSLSPRVGSIKRITL
- the LOC133658910 gene encoding gamma-crystallin 2-like isoform X1, translated to MGLLSGPWTSGRGSPEAAVRIRWCRVSEYIVFYEDKNFQGRAYECSGECPDLHSHFSRCNSIRVDSGEWMVYEKPEFSGYQYFLRKGDYPDYQRWMGFNDCVRSCRMIPKLQGSHRLVIYERPEFRGQTMELSDDCPSLYERFRLNDIHSCNAIEGQWIIFEHPHYRGRQYLVRPGKYGLFNQWGSLSPRVGSIKRITL
- the LOC133658923 gene encoding gamma-crystallin M2-like; translated protein: MGKIIFYEDRNFQGRHHECMSDCANLHPYFNRCNSVRVESGCFMVYERPHYLGHQYFLRRGEYSDNQRMIGINDCIRSCRMIPVHRGSFKIRLYERPDMTGQMQEVSDDCPSVQDRLRMSDINSCNVVDGHWLLYEQPNYKGRTYYLRPGEYRRFSDWGGASPRIASLRRIVDSI